The proteins below are encoded in one region of Xenopus laevis strain J_2021 chromosome 8L, Xenopus_laevis_v10.1, whole genome shotgun sequence:
- the tmem185a.L gene encoding transmembrane protein 185A L homeolog isoform X2 produces the protein MVIVGAAVGTGVWARNPQYRAEGETCVEFKAMLIAVGIHLLLLMFEVLVCDRIERGNHYFWLLVFMPLFFVSPVSVAACVWGFRHDRSLELEILCSVNILQFIFIALKLDGIINWPWLVVCVPLWILMSFLCLVVLYYIVWSVLFLRSMDVIAEQRRTHITMAVSWMAIVVPLLTFEILLVHRLDLHNDLSNIPIFVPLWLSLITLMATTFGQKGGNHWWFGIRKDFCQFLLEIFPFLREYGNISYDIHHEDSEDAEETPVPEPAKIAPMFRKKTGVVITQSPGKYVVPPPKLNIDVPD, from the exons ATGGTTATAGTGGGAGCCGCGGTTGGTACAGGTGTATGGGCACGTAACCCTCAATACAG GGCAGAAGGTGAAACATGTGTGGAGTTTAAGGCCATGCTAATTGCAGTGGGAATTCATTTGCTGCTTCTTATGTTTGAAGTTCTTGTCTGCGATCGTATTGAAAGAGGAAACCACTACTTCTGGTTGCTTGTCTTTATGCCTTTATTCTTTGTGTCCCCAGTATCGGTAGCAGCTTGCGTTTGGGGCTTTCGGCACGATCGGTCTTTGGAA TTGGAAATCTTGTGCTCCGTCAATATTCTTCAGTTTATATTCATTGCCCTAAAACTTGACGGCATCATCAATTGGCCTTGGCTT GTGGTATGTGTCCCGCTGTGGATCCTGATGTCCTTCCTGTGCCTGGTAGTTCTATATTATATTGTGTGGTCGGTTCTGTTCCTGCGTTCAATGGATGTTATTGCAGAACAAAGGAGAACTCATATCACTATGGCAGTCAGCTGGATGGCTATAGTTGTACCGCTTTTGACGTTTGAG atATTACTTGTTCATCGACTTGATTTGCACAATGATTTATCGAATATTCCTATATTTGTTCCGCTTTGGCTTTCCTTAATAACGTTGATGGCAACAACCTTTGGACAGAAAGGAGGGAATCACT GGTGGTTTGGAATCCGCAAAGACTTCTGCCAATTCCTGCTAgagattttcccttttcttcgAGAATATGGCAATATCTCGTATGATATTCATCATGAAGACAGTGAAGATGCTGAAGAAACGCCTGTACCAGAGCCTGCCAAAATCGCACCGATGTTTCGGAAGAAGACTGGCGTTGTCATTACCCAGAGCCCAGGGAAATATGTTGTTCCTCCTCCTAAACTAAACATCGACGTGCCAGATTAA
- the tmem185a.L gene encoding transmembrane protein 185A L homeolog isoform X1, whose protein sequence is MNLRGLFQDFNPSKFLIYACLLLFSVLLSLRLDNIIQWSYWAVFVPIWLWKLMVIVGAAVGTGVWARNPQYRAEGETCVEFKAMLIAVGIHLLLLMFEVLVCDRIERGNHYFWLLVFMPLFFVSPVSVAACVWGFRHDRSLEVVCVPLWILMSFLCLVVLYYIVWSVLFLRSMDVIAEQRRTHITMAVSWMAIVVPLLTFEILLVHRLDLHNDLSNIPIFVPLWLSLITLMATTFGQKGGNHWWFGIRKDFCQFLLEIFPFLREYGNISYDIHHEDSEDAEETPVPEPAKIAPMFRKKTGVVITQSPGKYVVPPPKLNIDVPD, encoded by the exons ATGAATCTTAGGGGCCTCTTCCAGGATTTTAACCCCAG taAATTTCTCATCTACGCATGTTTGTTGCTCTTCTCTGTTCTCCTTTCCCTGCGACTGGATAATATTATTCAGTGGAGTTACTGGGCAGTGTTTGTACCAATATGGCTGTGGAAGCTAATGGTTATAGTGGGAGCCGCGGTTGGTACAGGTGTATGGGCACGTAACCCTCAATACAG GGCAGAAGGTGAAACATGTGTGGAGTTTAAGGCCATGCTAATTGCAGTGGGAATTCATTTGCTGCTTCTTATGTTTGAAGTTCTTGTCTGCGATCGTATTGAAAGAGGAAACCACTACTTCTGGTTGCTTGTCTTTATGCCTTTATTCTTTGTGTCCCCAGTATCGGTAGCAGCTTGCGTTTGGGGCTTTCGGCACGATCGGTCTTTGGAA GTGGTATGTGTCCCGCTGTGGATCCTGATGTCCTTCCTGTGCCTGGTAGTTCTATATTATATTGTGTGGTCGGTTCTGTTCCTGCGTTCAATGGATGTTATTGCAGAACAAAGGAGAACTCATATCACTATGGCAGTCAGCTGGATGGCTATAGTTGTACCGCTTTTGACGTTTGAG atATTACTTGTTCATCGACTTGATTTGCACAATGATTTATCGAATATTCCTATATTTGTTCCGCTTTGGCTTTCCTTAATAACGTTGATGGCAACAACCTTTGGACAGAAAGGAGGGAATCACT GGTGGTTTGGAATCCGCAAAGACTTCTGCCAATTCCTGCTAgagattttcccttttcttcgAGAATATGGCAATATCTCGTATGATATTCATCATGAAGACAGTGAAGATGCTGAAGAAACGCCTGTACCAGAGCCTGCCAAAATCGCACCGATGTTTCGGAAGAAGACTGGCGTTGTCATTACCCAGAGCCCAGGGAAATATGTTGTTCCTCCTCCTAAACTAAACATCGACGTGCCAGATTAA
- the tmem185a.L gene encoding transmembrane protein 185A L homeolog: MNLRGLFQDFNPSKFLIYACLLLFSVLLSLRLDNIIQWSYWAVFVPIWLWKLMVIVGAAVGTGVWARNPQYRAEGETCVEFKAMLIAVGIHLLLLMFEVLVCDRIERGNHYFWLLVFMPLFFVSPVSVAACVWGFRHDRSLELEILCSVNILQFIFIALKLDGIINWPWLVVCVPLWILMSFLCLVVLYYIVWSVLFLRSMDVIAEQRRTHITMAVSWMAIVVPLLTFEILLVHRLDLHNDLSNIPIFVPLWLSLITLMATTFGQKGGNHWWFGIRKDFCQFLLEIFPFLREYGNISYDIHHEDSEDAEETPVPEPAKIAPMFRKKTGVVITQSPGKYVVPPPKLNIDVPD, encoded by the exons ATGAATCTTAGGGGCCTCTTCCAGGATTTTAACCCCAG taAATTTCTCATCTACGCATGTTTGTTGCTCTTCTCTGTTCTCCTTTCCCTGCGACTGGATAATATTATTCAGTGGAGTTACTGGGCAGTGTTTGTACCAATATGGCTGTGGAAGCTAATGGTTATAGTGGGAGCCGCGGTTGGTACAGGTGTATGGGCACGTAACCCTCAATACAG GGCAGAAGGTGAAACATGTGTGGAGTTTAAGGCCATGCTAATTGCAGTGGGAATTCATTTGCTGCTTCTTATGTTTGAAGTTCTTGTCTGCGATCGTATTGAAAGAGGAAACCACTACTTCTGGTTGCTTGTCTTTATGCCTTTATTCTTTGTGTCCCCAGTATCGGTAGCAGCTTGCGTTTGGGGCTTTCGGCACGATCGGTCTTTGGAA TTGGAAATCTTGTGCTCCGTCAATATTCTTCAGTTTATATTCATTGCCCTAAAACTTGACGGCATCATCAATTGGCCTTGGCTT GTGGTATGTGTCCCGCTGTGGATCCTGATGTCCTTCCTGTGCCTGGTAGTTCTATATTATATTGTGTGGTCGGTTCTGTTCCTGCGTTCAATGGATGTTATTGCAGAACAAAGGAGAACTCATATCACTATGGCAGTCAGCTGGATGGCTATAGTTGTACCGCTTTTGACGTTTGAG atATTACTTGTTCATCGACTTGATTTGCACAATGATTTATCGAATATTCCTATATTTGTTCCGCTTTGGCTTTCCTTAATAACGTTGATGGCAACAACCTTTGGACAGAAAGGAGGGAATCACT GGTGGTTTGGAATCCGCAAAGACTTCTGCCAATTCCTGCTAgagattttcccttttcttcgAGAATATGGCAATATCTCGTATGATATTCATCATGAAGACAGTGAAGATGCTGAAGAAACGCCTGTACCAGAGCCTGCCAAAATCGCACCGATGTTTCGGAAGAAGACTGGCGTTGTCATTACCCAGAGCCCAGGGAAATATGTTGTTCCTCCTCCTAAACTAAACATCGACGTGCCAGATTAA
- the ids.L gene encoding iduronate 2-sulfatase, with amino-acid sequence MNLFGYLRFLICATAGVLAVCRKHCLPRDTATGRKNILFIIADDLRTSLGCYGDSTVKSPNIDHLASQSIIFTNAYAQQAVCAPSRVSFLTGRRPDTTRLFDFNSYWRTHAGNYTTLPQYFKEHGYVTMSVGKIFHPGISSNHSDDYLYSWSIYPYHPSSEKYENSQTCKGKDGKFHANLVCPVDVSEVPEGTLPDIQSTEEAIRLLKAVQEQNSSFFLAVGYHKPHIPFRFPKEFLKLYPIENISLAPDPDIPKKLPLVAYNPWTDIRKREDVQALNISFPYGPIPEHFQLLIRQSYYASVSYLDDQIGQLLSAVEGLGLSNDTIIMFSSDHGWSLGEHGEWAKYSNFDVTTRVPLMFYVPGMTNMPQQPIFKYIDPFSANPQRKFPGKSVEHPVELVSLFSTIADLAKLPAPPACPQPSFHVELCTEGRSIVPLLLSPHNTQDDAVLAVAYSSYPRPSDVPQWNSDLPDLKDIKIMGYSMRTMDYRYTVWVGYNSTTFQANFKEIHGRELYLVENDPNQDNNLYNQSLHLDFDKHLEYINN; translated from the exons ATGAACTTGTTTGGATACCTCCGTTTTCTGATATGCGCGACGGCGGGCGTATTGGCTGTCTGCCGAAAGCATTGTTTACCGCGAGATACTGCTACAG GAAGGAAgaatattttattcataattgCTGATGATCTTCGTACAAGTCTTGGCTGTTATGGTGATAGTACTGTGAAATCCCCGAACATCGATCACCTGGCATCCCAaagtataatttttacaaatgcatATGCACAG caagcagtgtGTGCTCCAAGCAGGGTGTCCTTCTTAACAGGAAGGCGCCCAGACACAACCAGGCTTTTCGACTTCAATTCCTACTGGAGAACACATGCTGGAAACTACACAACCCTTCCCCAGTACTTTAAAGAACATGGCTATGTGACAATGTCAGTTGGGAAAATCTTCCACCCAG GTATTTCTTCTAACCACAGTGATGACTATCTTTATAGCTGGTCAATTTATCCATACCACCCTTCTTCAGAAAAGTATGAGAATTCACAG ACTTGTAAGGGTAAAGATGGCAAGTTTCATGCCAACTTGGTGTGTCCAGTTGATGTTTCTGAAGTCCCTGAGGGAACATTACCAGATATACAGAGCACAGAAGAAGCTATCCGACTTTTAAAGGCCGTACAAGAACAGAATTCATCCTTTTTCTTAGCTGTTGGATATCATAAACCACATATCCCATTTAGGTTTCCAAAA gaattcctGAAGTTATATCCTATTGAAAACATTTCATTGGCACCAGACCCAGACATACCCAAGAAACTTCCTCTTGTGGCTTACAACCCATGGACAGATATCCGTAAAAGAGAGGATGTGCAAGCATTAAATATCAGTTTTCCTTATGGTCCTATTCCAGAACATTTCCAG CTTCTGATTCGTCAGAGTTACTACGCTTCTGTCTCCTACCTCGATGATCAGATTGGACAATTGCTAAGTGCAGTGGAAGGTCTAGGATTGTCTAATGATACCATTATTATGTTCTCTTCGGATCACG GATGGTCATTAGGAGAACATGGCGAATGGGCAAAGTACAGCAATTTTGATGTGACCACCCGTGTCCCCTTGATGTTTTATGTTCCTGGAATGACTAATATGCCGCAGCAACCTATTTTTAAGTACATAGATCCTTTTAGTGCTAACCCTCAAAGAAAATTCCCAG GCAAGTCAGTGGAACATCCTGTTGAACTAGTTTCACTGTTTTCAACCATTGCTGACCTGGCCAAACTTCCTGCACCCCCTGCTTGTCCACAACCTTCATTCCATGTGGAACTGTGTACCGAAGGCCGAAGCATTGTGCCCCTCTTGCTTTCACCTCATAACACACAGGATGATGCAGTATTAGCTGTGGCTTACAGCAGTTATCCACGACCTTCTGATGTTCCACAGTGGAATTCGGATCTTCCGGATTTAAAAGATATAAAAATCATGGGATATTCCATGCGCACAATGGACTACAGATATACTGTGTGGGTTGGCTATAATTCTACAACTTTTCAAGCAAATTTCAAAGAGATTCATGGGCGGGAACTGTATCTTGTCGAGAATGACCCAAACCAAGATAATAACCTATACAATCAGTCTTTGCATCTTGATTTCGATAAGCATTTGGaatacataaataattaa